The Candidatus Thermoplasmatota archaeon DNA window TCATAGTCCTCGGTCTTTGCCAGCCAAGCCGCTTTAGCGAACAGCGCGTCCAGGTCCAACAGGTTCTTCTGCAGCCTTTCTCGGCATTGCCGCTGCCAAATCCTCGTATGGTCCCAATTCCCCTGTTCTGCATCGTTCTTGGACATTAGGGAGATCACTTGCCCAGGCAAATATCCTGGAGAGGCTTCTGAGAAGAGAGTATATCTCACTTCTTAGGCCGTTATCAGATTCGATATCGACTGCATTGGAATTGGACAATTCTGGTATCGAATCTGAGTCCTCCAGTGAGCTTGGAACAAGAGGACGGCGGTACGGAAAATGCCG harbors:
- a CDS encoding DUF4919 domain-containing protein, with protein sequence MSKNDAEQGNWDHTRIWQRQCRERLQKNLLDLDALFAKAAWLAKTEDYEKCIETLEVITKRDPFYPGIWMLKAKIFGQLGNERMARLCLERAEEQSK